One Ignavibacteriales bacterium genomic window, GAATAAGTCATGCTTTAAGGTTCTAAAAGAAAAAACCGACGGGGTCGGATGTAATAGCCAGGAATTGAAGTATAACTATGAAAGGCTATTCGGCAAAACAGAAAACATTGAGGTTATATATAGGGGAATCGATACTCAAAAATACGATTATAGCTTTAATTGTCTTGGAGACGGTTCTTTAAGGTTTCTGTTCCTGGGAGGGATACCATTCTATAAGCATGTCGAGTCTGGAAGGAATTTAAAGGGTGGATTGGATCTAATGAAAGCATGGGAATCAAAAGAAAGAATGTTTAACGAAAATAATTGCAAACTTATCTTTGCGGGACCTGATTCTGACTCTGAATTTGCAAAAAACTGGCGTAAATCTTTAAAATATCCTGACAATGTAATATTAAAGGGTATTCTTCCTCCGGACAAGGTGATGGATGAATATAAAGACTGTCATGTTGTTCTGATACCGAGCCTTGAGGAAGGAATGCCAAATGTAGCCCTGGAAGCGGGTTCAACCGGGAAATGTCTAATTGCATCCGGGGTAGGAGGTCTTCCGGAATTAATAGAAAATGGTAAGACAGGGTTGCTAGTTGCTCCGGGTAATAGTGCAGAACTGGCTGAAGGAATGACTAAACTGATTTTGAACCCGGGTATGATAAAGGAAATGGGGTTGAAGCTGAGAGAAAATATTATAACGAACTTTGAGGCCAAAGTTTTTCCGCAAAAGTATTTTGATCTTTATAAAAAATCAATGGAGTGTAATTAGTAATGTGTGGTATTGCGGGATATATTGAATTTTCAAAAGACAGTATTTGCAATGGAAAACCGTACACCCTTCTGAATAACATGATCGATGTGATTAACCACAGGGGACCGGATGACTTTGGAATGTCATTTCATGGTTACGATATTAGTGAAGATATTTCAGAGCCTGCAAGAGTGTCGTTATATCCTGAAGACAGGCTCGCATTTGCATTTGGTCACAGGCGGTTGAGTATAATAGATCTTTCGGAAAATGGTAGGCAGCCCATGACAAATAAGGATAAGAGCATCGAGATTAATTTTAATGGGGAGGTATATAATTACATTGAGTTGAGGGAGGAATTATCGGCAGAACGGCAGTTCCTTACTGAGACAGATACGGAGGTTATCATAGCTTCCTATGAAAAATGGGGACCGGATATGCTTGGTAAACTTGACGGTATGTTTGCTTTTACCTTATATGATAAAAACGCAAAGAAAATATTATGTGCAAGAGATCCTGTTGGTATAAAACCTTTTTATTATAATTATTCGAAAAAGGGATTTGTATTCGGTTCCGAACCGAAAGCTGTTTTGGCCGGACTTGGAATAAAAGGTAGTATCGATCCGGTGAGAACCTCTGAGTTTCTAATAATGGGAGTTACAGATTTTGATGAGGGTACTTTTTATTCGGAAGTCAGTCAGCTCCCGGGTGGTTGTTATCTGGAGGTGGATATATCCGGTAAAATGAAGGGTCCTGTAAAATATTGGATACCTCCTCATAATAATTTTGAAGGGAATCATGATTATGTCAAGGAAATGAAGGAAAATATATTCACATCAGTAAAAAGACAGTTGAGAGCGGATGTATGTGTTGGTACAAGTTTGTCTGGGGGAATAGATTCTGGAGCGATTGTATCAACTGCCGGAGAGATCTTAAAAGGCGGTTCAGGAAATTATAATACTTTAACTTTTTCTTATCCCGGATTTGAGGATGATGAATCAAGATATGCTTTTTCTATTGCCGAGCATTCGGGTATGAGGTGGAATCCGGTTATCCCCGCTGAAGAAAGTCTTTCAACCGACCTTAAGAGAATGATTATGGCTATGGGTGAGCCATTCTCAACCCTGTCTATGTTTGCACAATATAAGGTAATGGAGAAGGCATCATTTATGAGTATAAAGGTTATGCTGGATGGACAGGGGGGAGATGAGGTATATCTTGGCTATCCCAGGGTTGCGCAAAGAGTAATATTAGAGTACATAAAAAAATTAAAACTCTCGTCGTTCTTTCATGAGTGGATAGGATTGAAGAAACACGCTTCCATATCATTAAGCAGATCGTTATTCGGCAATATTTTTTTCAGAAGTCCTTCTGTTGCTGTCAACCGGAATATTAACCGGCTTAAATCGTTTGTAAGCGAAGAGCTTTTAAGGCAATACAGGGAATCAGTAGCAAAAGATGTTTACTCGAAGGGTGATATTTTTACGACCCAGAATGCTGAGCTGACTAAATATTGCCTTCCAAGGCTATTACGCTATACAGATAGAAATTCAATGGCTTTTAGTGTAGAATCTAGAGTTCCTCATCTTTCAAAGATCATGCTTGATTATGCTCTTCGGCTTCCATTAGATTGGAGAGTAAGAAACGGTTGGACAAAATTTTCGGTTAGGAAGGCGATGATTGGGAAATTACCTGATGAGATCCTTTGGTCTAATCAAAAAAAAGGATTTCCTGTCCCGCAAAAAGTCTGGGTGGAAAAACTGCGAAACAATATTGAGGAAACACTAAGAAGTAGAACGGGGTTGGATAGGTTAATTAACATAAACAACGTAATTTCTGAAATTGATAAGGGCAGAGGTGAGCTGGCTTATCTTTGGAGAGCGATTTCTGTCGGAATGTGGATCTCTTTGATGGATGTAAATGCTTAACTTGGGATTTACCTTGTCGGAATATAATGAAAAGGATCTGAATGAACTTGCAAAAACTCATAGGTTTGCATTCAAAGATCACTATAATTCCAGATTAGGGAATATTTATGCAAAGGCTTTTTTAAAATGGTTTGGGAATAATCCGGATGCGGTTTTTGTGGAGGCTTCAGATGAAAAAACAAAAAAAGTTTATGGATATATATGTGGTGCGAAATATGGATATGGCAGTAAAATGAATAAAGACTTAATGCCGGTTATAGTTTTGTCCTTTTTAACTCACCCCTGGATCGTTTTTGACAAGAGGTTCTTTAAAATGTTTATACCAAAGTTAAAGGTAATATTTTCCGGAAGCGCAGCAAGCGCTGATATTAACGCTGGGTTAAACAAACCTGTATTTTCCGCTGTTGGCTGGGCAGTTGATCCAACTGCCCCTAAAGAGGTTCCTGGCGCTTTATATGAAGAATTTCTAAACCGTGTAAAAGAGCTGGGATTTAGGTCGGTGCGGGGAAGTGTATTCAAGAAGAACAAGCTTGCACTTGTATATTATATTCATAATAAATGGAGTATATTAAAGAGTGGTTCCGTATCTGAAACAATTACTATTTATAAAAATTTATAATTTATTAAATTAATGAGAGAACAAATTTTAGAAATTATTGAAAATTCAGTAAGAAGCCTTGATGGGGATATCGTTTCTGCAATAGATTTTTCCCTTGGTGAAAATACTCCTTTATACGGAAAAGACGGAAACCTTGACTCTATTGCACTTGTAAACTTGATTATAAGCGTAGAAACAACTGTCGAAGATGAGATGGGTAAAGTCATTACCCTTGCTGACGAAAGGGCGATGTCTCAAGAATCCAGCCCTTTTGCGACCATAGGGTCATTTACTGATTATATAATACAGCTAATAAATGAATCAGAAGCAAAATGAATTTTGTTATTACAGGTACAAGCAGGGGAATTGGAAAGTATTTGGCGGAATATTATTCCAATGATGAAAGTAATATCATATTTGGGTGTAGCAGGGGTGATTGCGATATCGATAAACCGAATTATATTCATTATAAAATAGATATAACCGAGCCAAAATTCATTCACGAGATGTTTAACGAGATCAGAAAAGGGTACGGATCATTGGATGTATTGATTAATAATGCGGGTGTAAATGTATCCAATGCATTTGCATACTTGGTGCCGATCGAAAAAATAAAAGAAAATTATGAAGTCAATTTCCTTGCACCGGTTTTATTTTCACGTGAAGCTTTGAAATTAATGCTCAATAAGAAAGCTGGTAGGATAATTAATTTTGGCTCTATGATGATGAAACATTCACCTCCAGGCACTTCGTTTTACACAGCTTCAAAAGATGCGCTGTATTCATTTACAAAGGTATTTGCAAAAGAGATTTTTTCCAATGGCATTACATGTAATATGATTGCACCAGCTGTAGTAGAAACCGACCTCGCCATGAATGCAAATAAAGATATTTTAGATGAACTTCTCTACAGAAATGCTATTAAACATCCGGGTAAATTAACCGACATAAGCAATACCATTGATTGGCTTATCTCGCCGGGAGCCGAATCTATTACAGGACAGATAATATATCTGGGAGGAGTATGAATAAGGTTGATGTTCATAAATTAACTATCGGAAGGTGGTTTGTAAATTGCTATTTGATCTCTAAGGATAATAAAGTGCTGATCTTTGATCCCGGTGATGAAGCCGAGAAAATTACTGAATTTATTGATTCAAACTCTCTAATACCTCTTGCAATAATCAATACGCATGCCCATTATGATCACGTTGGCGCGATTCATGCGTTAAAAGAAAAGTATAACATTCCATTCTACCTTCACAGCAAAGACAAGAGACTATTAAACCATGCCTCAATTTATAGATCATTTGTGGGGGAAAGTGTGAAATTCAAAATTCCTGCTATAGATGTTTTTCTTGATGAAGTGGAAGAATTGGTAATCGATGATTTTAAGATCAAGGTTTTTCACACACCGGGTCATACGGAAGGAAGCGTTTGTTTCTTAATTGATGACTTTATAATAACCGGTGACACTTTGATGAAAGGGCAGATCGGGAGGACGGATCTACCCAGTGCTGACAAGGAAAAATATAAGAAGTCATTAGTAAAGCTACTAGAACTCCCCGATATTTTGGAAGTTTATGCGGGGCATGGTGAAAATACAACTATCGGAAACGAAAGAGAAAACAACCCCGCAGTAAAAGATATTTATGAATCTCACAATTGAAGCAATAGAATACTATCTTCCGGGTGCCCCGGTTACAAACGCTGAGATGGCATCGGAAAACCCCGAATGGGATATGGCGAAGGTCGAA contains:
- the asnB gene encoding asparagine synthase (glutamine-hydrolyzing), giving the protein MCGIAGYIEFSKDSICNGKPYTLLNNMIDVINHRGPDDFGMSFHGYDISEDISEPARVSLYPEDRLAFAFGHRRLSIIDLSENGRQPMTNKDKSIEINFNGEVYNYIELREELSAERQFLTETDTEVIIASYEKWGPDMLGKLDGMFAFTLYDKNAKKILCARDPVGIKPFYYNYSKKGFVFGSEPKAVLAGLGIKGSIDPVRTSEFLIMGVTDFDEGTFYSEVSQLPGGCYLEVDISGKMKGPVKYWIPPHNNFEGNHDYVKEMKENIFTSVKRQLRADVCVGTSLSGGIDSGAIVSTAGEILKGGSGNYNTLTFSYPGFEDDESRYAFSIAEHSGMRWNPVIPAEESLSTDLKRMIMAMGEPFSTLSMFAQYKVMEKASFMSIKVMLDGQGGDEVYLGYPRVAQRVILEYIKKLKLSSFFHEWIGLKKHASISLSRSLFGNIFFRSPSVAVNRNINRLKSFVSEELLRQYRESVAKDVYSKGDIFTTQNAELTKYCLPRLLRYTDRNSMAFSVESRVPHLSKIMLDYALRLPLDWRVRNGWTKFSVRKAMIGKLPDEILWSNQKKGFPVPQKVWVEKLRNNIEETLRSRTGLDRLININNVISEIDKGRGELAYLWRAISVGMWISLMDVNA
- a CDS encoding SDR family oxidoreductase; the protein is MNFVITGTSRGIGKYLAEYYSNDESNIIFGCSRGDCDIDKPNYIHYKIDITEPKFIHEMFNEIRKGYGSLDVLINNAGVNVSNAFAYLVPIEKIKENYEVNFLAPVLFSREALKLMLNKKAGRIINFGSMMMKHSPPGTSFYTASKDALYSFTKVFAKEIFSNGITCNMIAPAVVETDLAMNANKDILDELLYRNAIKHPGKLTDISNTIDWLISPGAESITGQIIYLGGV
- a CDS encoding glycosyltransferase family 4 protein, producing MKKLKVTMIVTGFPTPDNPSHGVFNERAAGLLADYVDLTVLQLRVWKPGRKFVSFEPDKLYKHYTVSVPHLPFGNHNILCILLRLFKMVIYRNLNDPLCETDVFHSVGASFSGALGAGLAIRFNKTHVMQLIGTDINTELPDLLNKSCFKVLKEKTDGVGCNSQELKYNYERLFGKTENIEVIYRGIDTQKYDYSFNCLGDGSLRFLFLGGIPFYKHVESGRNLKGGLDLMKAWESKERMFNENNCKLIFAGPDSDSEFAKNWRKSLKYPDNVILKGILPPDKVMDEYKDCHVVLIPSLEEGMPNVALEAGSTGKCLIASGVGGLPELIENGKTGLLVAPGNSAELAEGMTKLILNPGMIKEMGLKLRENIITNFEAKVFPQKYFDLYKKSMECN
- a CDS encoding MBL fold metallo-hydrolase, translating into MNKVDVHKLTIGRWFVNCYLISKDNKVLIFDPGDEAEKITEFIDSNSLIPLAIINTHAHYDHVGAIHALKEKYNIPFYLHSKDKRLLNHASIYRSFVGESVKFKIPAIDVFLDEVEELVIDDFKIKVFHTPGHTEGSVCFLIDDFIITGDTLMKGQIGRTDLPSADKEKYKKSLVKLLELPDILEVYAGHGENTTIGNERENNPAVKDIYESHN
- a CDS encoding acyl carrier protein, whose amino-acid sequence is MREQILEIIENSVRSLDGDIVSAIDFSLGENTPLYGKDGNLDSIALVNLIISVETTVEDEMGKVITLADERAMSQESSPFATIGSFTDYIIQLINESEAK